One Proteinivorax tanatarense DNA segment encodes these proteins:
- a CDS encoding sigma-E processing peptidase SpoIIGA, with protein sequence MTLYLDLTLILNGIVCWIAFSITEFVLNFPANKGRKLLACVLGSFYVILYLAWYSLADILLLKLSFVMLTVLVCFGYYSFKRLLEQTACVIVFTASFSGLLFMVMTSLSNGKMAMPNPYIDLKNFLYLTIFLASFVIIPPFFRVFILNIKRLTTSEKMTYELEVWLNNKTIKINGFVDTGNSLVDPISNLPVIIVDRQVLKGKLSSKWDNWLESGKSWNVPDCDLKIRYVPVNTIAGTSLMIIFKPQKVFLVVGDKKRKVKALVGVNPQNDKMVPGFEALIHPSILCNIDNL encoded by the coding sequence ATGACCCTTTACCTAGATTTAACACTAATTTTAAATGGCATAGTTTGTTGGATTGCCTTTAGCATAACAGAATTTGTTTTAAATTTTCCAGCTAATAAAGGTAGAAAATTGCTAGCATGTGTATTAGGAAGCTTCTATGTAATTTTATACCTTGCGTGGTATAGTTTAGCAGACATCCTTTTATTGAAGCTTAGTTTTGTTATGCTAACGGTACTTGTTTGTTTTGGATACTATTCATTTAAAAGGTTGTTAGAACAAACAGCTTGCGTTATAGTTTTTACAGCATCTTTTTCGGGTCTCTTGTTTATGGTAATGACTAGTTTAAGCAACGGCAAAATGGCGATGCCCAATCCATATATTGATTTAAAAAACTTTTTATATTTAACGATTTTTTTAGCCTCTTTTGTAATAATTCCTCCCTTTTTTAGAGTATTTATATTAAATATAAAGAGATTAACTACTAGTGAAAAAATGACATATGAATTGGAGGTGTGGTTAAATAACAAAACAATTAAAATAAATGGGTTCGTTGATACAGGAAATAGTTTAGTCGATCCGATAAGTAATTTACCGGTAATAATAGTTGATAGACAAGTTTTAAAAGGGAAATTGTCATCAAAATGGGACAATTGGCTAGAAAGTGGGAAAAGTTGGAATGTGCCAGATTGTGATCTAAAGATTAGGTATGTTCCCGTAAATACTATAGCTGGCACATCTCTCATGATAATATTTAAACCACAAAAGGTGTTTCTAGTGGTAGGGGATAAAAAAAGAAAAGTTAAAGCTTTGGTGGGAGTAAATCCTCAAAATGACAAAATGGTGCCAGGTTTTGAAGCATTGATACATCCAAGCATTTTATGCAATATAGATAACTTATAG
- the sigE gene encoding RNA polymerase sporulation sigma factor SigE gives MSKIYRIFKLRWRLFLTGIYAKLGLLKNYVHFVGSTEALPPPLSKDEESYLMEKLKKGDEAVKQLLIEHNLRLVVYIGRKFENTGINIEDLVSIGTIGLIKAVNTFDPEKKIKLATYASKCIENEILMYLRRNNKIKSEVSFDEPLNIDWDGNELLLSDVLGTEADLVHKDLEQEVNRELLSKALVKLNKREQKIMILRFGLADGLIRTQKDVAQILGISQSYISRLEKKIISRLQKEIKKME, from the coding sequence ATGTCAAAGATTTATAGAATTTTTAAGTTGAGATGGAGGCTATTTCTTACTGGTATATATGCCAAGCTTGGGCTATTAAAGAATTATGTCCACTTTGTAGGAAGTACAGAAGCTTTACCTCCACCTCTTTCAAAAGATGAAGAAAGTTATTTAATGGAGAAGTTGAAAAAAGGTGATGAAGCTGTTAAACAACTATTAATTGAACATAATCTAAGATTAGTTGTATACATAGGGAGAAAATTTGAAAACACAGGCATAAATATAGAAGATTTAGTATCTATTGGAACCATTGGACTAATAAAAGCGGTAAACACTTTTGATCCTGAAAAGAAAATTAAGTTAGCTACTTATGCATCAAAGTGTATCGAAAATGAAATTTTAATGTATTTAAGAAGGAACAATAAAATAAAGTCTGAAGTTTCTTTTGATGAACCATTAAATATAGATTGGGATGGGAATGAATTGCTATTGTCCGATGTTCTAGGAACAGAAGCAGATTTAGTTCATAAAGATTTAGAGCAAGAAGTAAACCGTGAACTGCTCTCCAAAGCACTAGTCAAGTTAAACAAAAGAGAACAAAAAATAATGATTTTAAGGTTTGGTTTAGCTGACGGGCTAATTAGAACACAGAAAGATGTAGCCCAGATTTTAGGGATATCTCAATCTTATATTTCTAGGCTAGAAAAAAAGATTATATCAAGATTACAAAAAGAAATAAAAAAAATGGAATGA
- the sigG gene encoding RNA polymerase sporulation sigma factor SigG, protein MINKVEICGVNTAKLPVLKSAEMKELFIRLKGGEKEAREQLVNCNLRLVLSVIQRFNNRGESVDDLFQVGCIGLMKAIDNFDLSQNVKFSTYAVPMIIGEIRRYLRDNNPIRVSRSLRDIAYKALQVRDKLTNENDREPTVSEIALELDIKREEVVFALDAIQEPVSLFEPIYHDGGEPIFVMDQIKDDGEKDSSWLQGIAVSEALTRLNEREKTILTLRFFEGKTQMEVADEIGISQAQVSRLEKVALGHLEKYVKED, encoded by the coding sequence GTGATAAATAAAGTAGAGATTTGTGGAGTAAATACAGCTAAATTGCCAGTGCTAAAAAGTGCAGAAATGAAAGAGTTATTTATCCGGTTAAAGGGAGGGGAAAAAGAAGCCCGTGAGCAGTTAGTAAACTGCAACTTACGGCTTGTGTTAAGTGTTATACAGCGCTTCAACAATAGAGGGGAAAGTGTGGATGATCTATTTCAAGTCGGATGTATTGGGCTAATGAAAGCTATCGATAATTTTGATTTAAGTCAAAATGTGAAGTTTTCTACTTATGCTGTTCCTATGATTATTGGGGAGATAAGAAGGTATCTTAGAGATAATAATCCTATTAGAGTAAGCCGTTCCCTTAGGGACATTGCGTATAAAGCTTTACAAGTAAGAGATAAGTTAACTAATGAAAACGATAGAGAGCCTACAGTTAGTGAAATAGCTCTAGAGTTAGACATTAAAAGAGAGGAAGTTGTTTTTGCGTTAGATGCTATTCAAGAACCAGTTTCACTTTTTGAGCCAATTTATCATGATGGTGGTGAGCCAATCTTTGTTATGGATCAAATAAAAGATGATGGGGAGAAAGATAGCAGTTGGTTGCAAGGAATTGCAGTGAGCGAAGCTTTAACTCGGCTTAATGAAAGAGAAAAAACAATTTTGACTTTAAGGTTTTTTGAAGGCAAAACTCAAATGGAGGTTGCTGATGAGATTGGAATCTCACAGGCTCAAGTATCACGGCTGGAAAAGGTTGCATTAGGTCATCTTGAAAAATATGTTAAGGAGGATTAA
- a CDS encoding YlmC/YmxH family sporulation protein, whose protein sequence is MRISDLRDREIVNLGDGKVLGHFDDLEINPDTGKIKALIVTGQNGFLGLMATGNDYIIPWERIKKIGHDVIIIDTRTE, encoded by the coding sequence TTGCGTATATCAGATTTAAGAGATAGAGAAATAGTAAATTTAGGCGATGGCAAGGTATTAGGGCATTTTGATGATTTAGAAATTAATCCTGATACAGGGAAAATCAAAGCGTTAATTGTAACAGGTCAAAATGGTTTTTTAGGCCTAATGGCTACAGGAAATGATTATATTATTCCATGGGAAAGAATTAAAAAAATTGGCCATGATGTTATAATAATAGATACTAGGACAGAGTAG
- the nrdR gene encoding transcriptional regulator NrdR — translation MKCPYCASIESKVLDSRPTEDRSATRRRRECNHCLKRFTTYEKAEEPPVLVIKRDGTKELFQRQKVLRGLTRAFEKRAVDIKELQNIVLDIEKEMANKLITEINSKDLGDLVMEKIKHIDEVAYVRFASVYKDFKDIKTFKQELDKLIK, via the coding sequence ATGAAATGCCCTTATTGTGCTTCCATAGAAAGCAAAGTTTTGGACTCTCGTCCCACAGAGGATAGAAGTGCAACCAGAAGAAGAAGAGAATGTAATCACTGTTTAAAGAGGTTTACAACCTATGAAAAGGCAGAAGAACCTCCTGTATTAGTTATTAAACGTGATGGTACAAAAGAGTTATTCCAGCGTCAAAAAGTTTTAAGAGGTCTAACAAGAGCATTTGAGAAAAGAGCTGTTGATATTAAAGAATTACAAAATATAGTTTTAGATATAGAAAAAGAAATGGCTAATAAACTAATAACTGAAATCAACAGTAAAGACTTAGGTGATTTGGTTATGGAAAAAATCAAACACATAGATGAGGTTGCTTATGTTAGATTTGCATCAGTTTATAAAGATTTTAAAGATATCAAAACTTTTAAGCAAGAACTTGATAAACTTATAAAGTAA
- a CDS encoding HlyD family efflux transporter periplasmic adaptor subunit: MKKKEWNNKRFSVVSGGKDRIKPASFSLLKVTILVIAAAFFLFLLSHSFLWIRDFAVSRMIITEYIEVTSMQQGVYGDGLFIWDEEVVYSPRNGSFQTDFEQFQRARKDQTIGSIGDLEITSPKAGLIVFHKDGFEYLEAGLDNPEIIKAFEQQDYYTKETTASSGSGKPLFKVVDNFNSQLIVKMGKEKFESMQELSKVRVNLRSGSVNQMVVADIVDYTISGENALVHVKPHNVNENFFNERFAKVFFILDTVEGIKLPSHALIDHKGQEGVYVINRNKVEFRDVVIVDKDAEYVWVYGLDKNSEVIFNPKLVKDGQKIR; encoded by the coding sequence ATGAAGAAAAAAGAATGGAATAACAAAAGGTTTTCTGTTGTTTCTGGTGGCAAAGACAGGATAAAACCTGCTTCATTTTCACTATTAAAGGTGACTATCCTAGTTATAGCTGCAGCATTTTTTTTGTTTTTGTTAAGCCATAGTTTTTTATGGATACGAGACTTTGCAGTAAGCAGAATGATAATTACTGAATACATAGAAGTTACATCTATGCAACAGGGCGTCTATGGTGATGGGCTGTTTATATGGGATGAAGAGGTTGTTTATAGCCCTAGAAATGGTAGTTTTCAAACTGACTTTGAACAATTCCAAAGGGCTAGAAAAGACCAAACTATTGGAAGTATAGGAGATTTAGAGATTACATCACCTAAAGCAGGGCTAATTGTTTTTCATAAAGATGGTTTTGAGTATTTAGAGGCAGGGTTAGATAATCCTGAAATAATAAAAGCATTTGAACAACAAGACTATTACACTAAAGAAACTACTGCTAGTAGCGGGTCTGGGAAGCCTTTATTTAAAGTGGTAGATAACTTTAATAGCCAACTGATTGTGAAAATGGGCAAAGAAAAATTTGAAAGTATGCAGGAATTATCAAAGGTAAGGGTGAATTTAAGAAGTGGAAGTGTTAACCAGATGGTTGTAGCTGATATAGTTGACTATACTATTTCTGGTGAAAATGCTTTGGTTCATGTAAAACCTCACAATGTAAACGAGAACTTTTTTAACGAAAGATTTGCTAAAGTATTTTTTATCCTTGATACTGTAGAAGGAATTAAACTTCCCTCCCATGCATTAATTGACCATAAAGGGCAGGAAGGAGTATATGTAATTAACAGAAATAAGGTTGAGTTTCGAGACGTTGTAATCGTTGATAAAGATGCTGAGTATGTTTGGGTTTATGGCTTAGATAAAAATTCAGAGGTTATATTTAATCCCAAACTGGTTAAAGATGGGCAAAAGATTAGGTAG
- a CDS encoding YggS family pyridoxal phosphate-dependent enzyme, which yields MSILNNYQKILQETAKLTSRKVKIVPVTKYADVEQMNELYTKGIATFGESRTESLKIKENTFPNARWHFIGHLQSRKVKDCIGKVQLIHSIDRWKIAKEIDKRSYRQGIITEGLVQVNVAKEESKHGLYVEEVREFIESCSELSNLKLTGLMTMAPICDNPEDVRYVFRNLHDLKQQLNKYGFTNIVDLSMGMTKDYQVALEEGATIIRIGSKIFN from the coding sequence ATGTCTATATTAAATAATTACCAAAAGATTTTACAAGAAACTGCTAAACTTACCAGTAGAAAAGTTAAGATTGTTCCAGTTACCAAATATGCCGATGTTGAACAAATGAATGAATTATATACAAAAGGGATAGCAACTTTTGGTGAAAGTAGGACAGAGAGTTTGAAAATAAAAGAAAACACTTTTCCCAACGCAAGGTGGCACTTTATTGGACATTTACAGTCAAGAAAAGTAAAAGATTGTATAGGAAAAGTGCAGCTTATTCATTCGATTGATCGTTGGAAAATAGCTAAAGAAATTGATAAAAGGTCTTATAGACAAGGGATTATAACAGAAGGGTTGGTTCAAGTTAACGTAGCTAAAGAAGAAAGTAAACACGGTTTATATGTTGAGGAAGTAAGGGAGTTTATTGAAAGTTGTAGTGAACTTTCTAATTTAAAGCTAACTGGGCTTATGACAATGGCTCCAATTTGTGATAATCCAGAAGATGTTAGATATGTTTTTAGAAATTTGCATGATCTTAAACAGCAATTGAACAAATATGGTTTTACAAACATAGTAGATCTTTCGATGGGAATGACTAAGGATTATCAAGTCGCTTTAGAAGAGGGAGCTACTATTATAAGAATAGGAAGTAAAATATTTAATTAG
- a CDS encoding YggT family protein, which translates to MPQQLILALDAILHLFWILLLVRVITSWFPIPMHNKTVRDIMEVIWSITNVVIKPIRKIVPPLQTGGGYLDLSPILAFILVRVLRNVLMMMLF; encoded by the coding sequence ATGCCGCAACAACTAATATTAGCATTAGATGCTATACTGCATTTGTTTTGGATTTTATTATTAGTTAGGGTAATAACAAGCTGGTTTCCCATTCCGATGCATAATAAAACTGTTAGGGATATAATGGAAGTTATTTGGTCTATTACAAATGTAGTTATAAAGCCAATACGGAAAATAGTTCCCCCACTACAAACTGGTGGTGGTTATTTAGATTTATCGCCAATCTTAGCTTTTATATTGGTTAGAGTTTTAAGAAATGTTTTAATGATGATGCTATTTTAA
- a CDS encoding RNA-binding protein, with protein MIDREKVFKLLDKDIDKVTIGKALDAAELAQQKNLIKDTDFLDPYYRDTLIKVTKGLFGIKYHINGGYPGAERAKVTFYPDFLHKDDIEDAISCIQVTGTFPQKYSHRDFLGSILGLGISREKVGDIITFESGCQVVLDNRLVDFIKLNLTKVGNINVKAKEIYPHQLEVRDIKVKKIKGTVASLRLDAVGGLGFSLSRTKLASLIKGERVKVNWKTIKNPAYMVEEGDVISLKGKGRISVANEGKETRKGRKHLEINRFV; from the coding sequence TTGATAGATCGTGAAAAAGTTTTTAAATTACTTGATAAAGATATAGATAAAGTGACAATTGGCAAGGCATTAGATGCTGCAGAGTTAGCTCAACAAAAAAATTTGATTAAAGATACGGATTTTTTAGATCCCTATTATAGAGATACATTGATAAAAGTAACAAAAGGTTTGTTTGGTATTAAGTATCATATAAACGGCGGCTACCCTGGAGCTGAAAGAGCAAAAGTAACGTTTTATCCTGATTTTTTGCATAAAGATGATATTGAAGATGCCATTAGTTGTATCCAAGTTACCGGCACCTTTCCTCAAAAATACAGCCATAGAGATTTTCTAGGAAGTATTTTAGGGTTAGGAATAAGTAGAGAAAAAGTAGGAGATATAATCACTTTTGAAAGTGGTTGCCAGGTGGTACTAGACAATAGGTTAGTTGATTTTATCAAGTTGAATTTAACTAAAGTGGGAAATATTAATGTTAAAGCTAAAGAGATTTATCCTCATCAATTAGAAGTGCGAGATATTAAAGTAAAAAAAATTAAAGGGACTGTAGCATCTTTAAGATTAGATGCTGTAGGTGGATTAGGATTTAGTCTTTCTAGAACTAAGTTAGCTAGTCTTATAAAAGGTGAGAGAGTAAAAGTTAATTGGAAAACCATAAAGAACCCTGCTTATATGGTTGAAGAAGGGGATGTTATTTCACTTAAAGGGAAAGGTAGGATTTCAGTTGCAAATGAAGGTAAAGAGACAAGAAAAGGAAGAAAACACTTGGAAATAAACAGATTTGTATAA
- a CDS encoding DivIVA domain-containing protein yields the protein MPLTPLDIHNKEFSKSFRGFNEDEVNEFLDQIVDDYERAIKEKQDLEKETKDLSEKLEHYSKIEDTLHNAIVVAQETAEEVKQNASREGELIRREAEREAKKIVEEAITKARKIHSDVEEMAKQSHVFRTRFRTLLEAQLEMINSDDWNELENELSETT from the coding sequence ATGCCATTAACCCCTTTAGATATCCATAATAAAGAGTTTAGTAAGTCTTTTAGAGGATTTAACGAAGATGAAGTTAATGAGTTCTTAGATCAAATAGTTGATGACTATGAACGAGCAATAAAAGAGAAACAGGATTTAGAAAAGGAAACAAAAGATCTTTCAGAAAAATTAGAGCATTATTCTAAAATTGAAGATACGCTACATAATGCTATAGTTGTTGCCCAGGAAACTGCAGAAGAAGTTAAACAAAATGCTAGCAGAGAAGGCGAGCTAATACGTAGGGAAGCTGAAAGAGAAGCAAAGAAAATAGTAGAAGAAGCTATAACTAAGGCAAGGAAAATTCACTCAGATGTGGAAGAAATGGCCAAACAGTCACATGTGTTTAGAACTAGGTTTAGAACTCTTTTAGAAGCTCAACTAGAAATGATTAATTCTGACGACTGGAATGAACTGGAGAACGAGTTAAGTGAAACTACTTAA
- a CDS encoding nucleoside recognition domain-containing protein — MKLLKIVKNGSKNGLFVVWELAKVMIPIITLVNFLEYLGFLENLANLLMPVMSVFSLPGEGAIVLIVGNLTSVYGAVAAMLSLDFNAVELTILSTMVAISHSALTETVIAQKTGANALLVVGTRFAMSIIAGFILGQIL; from the coding sequence GTGAAACTACTTAAGATAGTTAAAAATGGCTCCAAAAATGGGCTATTTGTAGTTTGGGAGTTAGCCAAGGTAATGATCCCTATTATTACCTTGGTTAATTTTTTGGAGTATTTGGGCTTTTTGGAAAACCTAGCTAATTTGTTAATGCCTGTTATGTCAGTTTTTTCGCTTCCTGGCGAAGGAGCAATAGTGCTTATTGTAGGTAATTTAACTAGCGTTTATGGAGCGGTGGCTGCCATGCTTAGTTTAGATTTTAATGCTGTTGAACTAACTATTTTATCAACTATGGTGGCAATTAGCCACAGTGCCCTTACTGAGACAGTGATTGCACAAAAAACAGGAGCAAACGCTTTGTTAGTAGTAGGTACTAGGTTTGCTATGTCAATAATAGCAGGATTTATTTTAGGTCAAATTTTATAG
- a CDS encoding nucleoside recognition domain-containing protein: MAIFLLESLKAAILDIINLAVIIIPLLIFIEFLKEYRALEKIGNIFCPVTKVLGLPRQSAVPLSIGLFVGLTYGAGVIMTLAKEQNFSKKELTGLLIFVGICHAILEETIIFARIGASWHWILFFRILSAVLATLLYKKWAKEDVYEVSDSRRVSQ, translated from the coding sequence ATGGCTATATTTTTGTTGGAAAGTTTAAAAGCAGCAATACTAGACATTATCAATTTAGCAGTAATCATTATTCCTCTACTTATTTTTATAGAGTTTTTAAAAGAGTATAGAGCTTTAGAGAAAATTGGGAATATTTTTTGTCCCGTAACAAAAGTATTGGGTCTACCAAGGCAATCGGCTGTTCCTCTCAGTATAGGGCTTTTTGTAGGCTTAACATATGGAGCGGGAGTTATTATGACCCTTGCGAAAGAACAAAATTTTTCTAAAAAAGAATTAACAGGCCTGCTAATCTTTGTGGGAATTTGTCATGCAATATTAGAGGAAACAATAATATTTGCACGAATAGGTGCTTCGTGGCATTGGATTTTATTTTTTAGGATTTTATCAGCAGTTTTGGCCACATTATTATATAAAAAGTGGGCAAAGGAGGATGTATATGAGGTTTCTGACAGCAGGAGAGTCTCACAATAA
- the aroC gene encoding chorismate synthase: MRFLTAGESHNKGLMAIIEGLPAGVKIDVEKINTSLRLRQGGYGRGKRMQIEKDKANIYSGVRNGHSTGGPIGLIIENKDWANYKENYNDDKKMKYCTPRPGHADLAGMYKYDFDNCRDVLERASARETAIRVAVGSVAEQFLEKFGILVLSYVYSIGTIKSNIKKSISKAEIYKSPVYCPFPQQREMIEEIEKAKKEKETLGGKVYTEVLNLPPGIGSYTQWDRRLDSRLAGHIMSIPSVKGVEFGLGFKGTEYRGGQFHDEIFLDKSGKLYRETNHAGGIEGGMSNGQPIYFFTAIKPIPTVLKGLKTYHTETKKQIKTEYQRSDTAILPAASVVISSITAVEIAKTFLEKFGGDTLSEVKNNYDYYTQKIGRIGANE, translated from the coding sequence ATGAGGTTTCTGACAGCAGGAGAGTCTCACAATAAAGGGCTTATGGCGATTATTGAAGGTTTGCCAGCTGGTGTAAAAATAGACGTCGAAAAGATTAACACCAGCCTAAGATTGAGGCAAGGTGGATATGGTCGAGGGAAAAGAATGCAAATAGAAAAAGACAAAGCAAATATTTACTCAGGTGTCCGCAATGGACATTCAACGGGGGGGCCTATCGGCCTAATAATCGAAAATAAGGATTGGGCAAACTATAAAGAGAATTACAATGATGATAAAAAAATGAAGTATTGTACTCCAAGACCTGGTCACGCTGATTTGGCTGGTATGTATAAGTATGATTTTGACAACTGTAGAGATGTATTAGAAAGAGCCAGTGCTAGAGAAACAGCGATTCGAGTAGCTGTAGGTTCAGTGGCAGAACAGTTTCTCGAAAAATTTGGAATATTAGTGTTATCATACGTCTATAGTATAGGAACTATAAAGTCAAATATAAAAAAAAGTATTTCTAAAGCTGAAATATATAAATCACCTGTTTATTGCCCCTTCCCACAACAAAGAGAGATGATTGAAGAAATTGAAAAAGCTAAAAAAGAAAAAGAAACTTTAGGAGGGAAAGTTTATACTGAAGTTTTAAACCTACCACCAGGAATTGGAAGCTATACTCAATGGGATCGTAGGCTAGATAGTAGATTGGCTGGGCATATTATGTCTATCCCTTCGGTAAAAGGAGTAGAATTTGGTCTTGGTTTTAAAGGCACTGAATATAGAGGTGGCCAGTTTCATGATGAAATATTCTTAGACAAAAGCGGAAAGCTTTATAGAGAAACTAATCATGCTGGCGGTATTGAAGGTGGAATGTCTAACGGGCAACCAATTTATTTTTTCACTGCAATAAAACCTATACCAACTGTTTTAAAAGGACTTAAAACCTATCATACAGAAACTAAAAAACAGATAAAAACAGAATATCAAAGGAGTGATACAGCAATTCTTCCTGCAGCATCGGTTGTAATTAGCTCAATTACTGCCGTTGAAATAGCAAAAACTTTTTTGGAGAAGTTTGGTGGAGATACTTTAAGTGAAGTTAAAAACAACTATGATTATTATACTCAAAAGATTGGAAGGATAGGAGCAAATGAATAA
- a CDS encoding 3-dehydroquinate synthase has product MNKSKCFFGVNSWRDCGFQLQGTKGLIVIDKKVRDLHKHRVDKLLGVFSSVKEVIVDEVEKHKTLKYAELITQKALDFNLNRNDWVIGVGGGATLDLAGFFASIYKRGANLCYLPTTIIAQVDSSYGGKTAVNFQGYKNQLGSFYPANIIGIDTSLLSTLNNREVYNGLGEIIKYIMLEPKTFKDADIDITPLVNDESLDFEKIIPFCYQIKIKYVNDDYYDKEGKRIALNLGHTIGHAIEKQSEYPLGHGQAVAIGLHFSVYVAYSKGKLELDKVKYYYKLLKRIIPNVPYKNLTEYVTINLKQDKKVEREKVLFIYPVELGWEKEWIKNESLVHYWTKFAEVNGNVDYF; this is encoded by the coding sequence ATGAATAAAAGCAAATGTTTTTTTGGAGTTAATAGCTGGAGAGATTGCGGCTTTCAATTGCAGGGTACAAAGGGGCTTATTGTTATCGATAAAAAAGTAAGAGATTTACACAAGCATAGGGTAGATAAGCTCCTTGGGGTTTTTAGCTCTGTAAAAGAAGTTATTGTAGATGAGGTAGAAAAACATAAAACTTTAAAATATGCTGAACTCATAACACAAAAAGCATTGGACTTTAATTTAAACAGGAATGACTGGGTAATTGGAGTTGGAGGAGGTGCAACACTAGACTTAGCGGGTTTTTTTGCATCTATATATAAAAGGGGGGCTAACCTATGTTATCTACCCACTACAATTATTGCTCAAGTTGATAGTTCTTATGGTGGAAAAACTGCTGTGAATTTTCAAGGCTATAAAAACCAACTGGGAAGTTTTTATCCAGCTAACATTATTGGAATAGATACCTCTCTTTTATCTACATTAAATAATAGGGAAGTATATAATGGTTTGGGCGAGATAATAAAATACATAATGTTGGAACCTAAAACATTTAAAGATGCTGATATTGATATCACTCCGCTGGTTAATGATGAAAGTTTAGATTTTGAAAAGATTATACCTTTTTGCTATCAAATCAAGATTAAATATGTAAATGATGACTATTATGATAAAGAAGGTAAAAGAATAGCACTAAACTTAGGTCATACTATCGGCCATGCTATAGAAAAACAAAGTGAATATCCCCTTGGACATGGGCAGGCCGTTGCTATAGGCTTGCATTTTTCTGTTTATGTTGCTTATAGTAAAGGGAAACTAGAGCTTGATAAGGTGAAGTATTACTATAAGCTTCTAAAAAGGATAATTCCTAATGTACCATATAAAAATTTAACAGAATACGTAACTATAAATTTAAAACAAGATAAAAAAGTTGAAAGAGAAAAAGTGTTATTTATTTATCCTGTAGAGTTAGGTTGGGAAAAAGAATGGATTAAAAATGAATCTTTAGTCCATTATTGGACTAAGTTTGCGGAGGTTAATGGAAATGTTGACTATTTCTAA